The following proteins are co-located in the Corynebacterium aquilae DSM 44791 genome:
- the cysK gene encoding cysteine synthase A, which translates to MSNIKNNITETIGNTPLVRLNRLTEGLDAEILVKLEFFNPANSVKDRIGRAILDAAEEDGSLTPGGTIVEATSGNTGIALAMVGAARGYNVVLTMPETMSMERRIMLRAYGAEIVLTPGAAGMQGAVDKANEIVAERPGAILARQFANPANPATHRATTAEEIWRDTDGNVDIFVAGFGTGGTVTGVGEVLKERKDTVQIFAVEPADSALLTTGKAGPHKIQGIGANFIPDVLNRRVLDDVLTIGNEEAINASRELAAKEGILGGISTGANIAAALKLAAKEENKGKTIVTVACDYGERYVSTPLFEDIRQEF; encoded by the coding sequence ATGTCCAACATCAAAAACAACATCACCGAAACCATCGGCAACACCCCCCTGGTGCGCCTCAACCGACTCACCGAGGGCCTCGACGCCGAAATCCTCGTCAAGCTCGAATTCTTCAACCCCGCCAACAGCGTCAAAGATCGCATCGGCCGCGCCATCCTCGACGCCGCCGAAGAAGACGGCTCCCTGACCCCCGGCGGCACGATCGTTGAGGCCACCTCCGGCAACACCGGCATCGCGCTGGCCATGGTCGGCGCCGCACGCGGCTACAACGTCGTCCTCACCATGCCAGAAACCATGTCCATGGAACGCCGCATCATGCTGCGCGCCTACGGCGCTGAAATCGTGCTCACCCCCGGCGCCGCCGGCATGCAGGGCGCCGTGGATAAGGCCAACGAAATCGTCGCGGAGCGCCCCGGCGCCATCCTCGCCCGCCAGTTCGCCAACCCCGCCAACCCCGCCACCCACCGCGCCACCACCGCCGAAGAAATCTGGCGCGACACCGACGGCAACGTCGACATCTTCGTCGCAGGCTTCGGCACCGGCGGCACCGTCACCGGCGTCGGCGAGGTCCTCAAGGAGCGCAAAGACACCGTCCAAATCTTCGCCGTCGAACCCGCCGACTCCGCCCTTTTGACCACCGGCAAGGCCGGCCCCCACAAGATCCAGGGCATCGGCGCCAACTTCATCCCCGACGTCCTCAACCGTCGCGTCCTCGACGACGTGCTGACCATCGGTAACGAAGAAGCCATCAACGCCTCCCGCGAACTCGCAGCCAAGGAAGGCATCCTCGGCGGCATCTCCACCGGCGCAAACATCGCCGCCGCCCTCAAACTCGCCGCCAAGGAAGAAAACAAAGGCAAGACCATCGTCACCGTCGCCTGCGACTACGGCGAGCGCTACGTCTCCACCCCGCTGTTCGAAGACATCCGCCAAGAGTTCTAA
- the ramA gene encoding acetate metabolism transcriptional regulator RamA, with protein MDSGRLKDDEDAIRSALTQLKSATGIPVTMFAGVLPDGRLQIHSWVGLRTPALQNLIIDTGCGVGGRVMSTRRPVGVSDYSRANVISHEYDDAVLDEGLFSIVAVPVIVGREIRGVLYVGVHSPVRLGDKVIEEVTMTARVLEQEFAVNAAFRRNDMGRLNPMKQGRMMNGAEWEQIRSAHGKLRMVVNRLDDGELRQELEEVCDQMVTPVRVKQTTKLSARELDVLACVALGHTNVEAAQEMGIGPETVKSYLRSVMRKLGAHTRYEAVNAARRIGALP; from the coding sequence GTGGATTCCGGACGCCTGAAGGATGACGAAGACGCCATTCGCTCAGCACTGACCCAGCTGAAATCTGCGACGGGTATTCCCGTGACCATGTTTGCCGGCGTCCTGCCGGATGGTCGTCTACAGATTCACTCTTGGGTGGGGCTACGTACCCCCGCACTGCAAAACCTCATCATCGACACCGGCTGCGGTGTCGGTGGCCGCGTGATGTCGACCCGCCGCCCCGTCGGCGTGTCCGACTACTCCCGCGCCAACGTGATCAGCCACGAATACGACGACGCAGTCCTCGACGAGGGACTGTTCAGCATCGTTGCAGTCCCTGTCATCGTGGGCCGCGAAATTCGCGGTGTGCTGTACGTGGGTGTGCACTCCCCGGTTCGCCTGGGTGACAAGGTCATCGAAGAAGTCACCATGACCGCCCGGGTGCTTGAGCAAGAGTTTGCCGTCAACGCGGCCTTCCGCCGCAATGACATGGGCCGCCTGAACCCCATGAAGCAGGGGCGCATGATGAACGGTGCTGAATGGGAACAGATCCGCTCCGCGCATGGCAAACTTCGCATGGTCGTCAACCGGCTCGATGATGGTGAGCTGCGACAGGAACTTGAAGAAGTGTGTGACCAAATGGTTACCCCAGTCCGGGTCAAGCAGACCACCAAGCTGTCTGCCCGCGAACTCGACGTCCTCGCCTGCGTTGCCCTCGGCCACACCAACGTCGAAGCCGCCCAAGAAATGGGCATTGGTCCCGAAACCGTCAAGAGCTACCTGCGCAGCGTGATGCGCAAACTCGGTGCCCACACCCGCTACGAGGCCGTCAATGCAGCCCGTCGCATCGGCGCACTGCCCTGA
- a CDS encoding cob(I)yrinic acid a,c-diamide adenosyltransferase produces MSVHLTKIYTRTGDDGTTGLANFSRVPKDDPRLVAYADCDEANCAIGVAVALGQLNEDVKEVLLRVQNELFDAGADLATPLEENPKYPPLRIEQDYIDRLEADCDRFNERLEPLSSFILPGGTPGAALLHSARAIVRRAERAAWAAVRSNPETTSVAPAKYLNRLSDLLFILCRIANGGDDVQWVPGGDRNDGPAKKQ; encoded by the coding sequence ATGTCTGTGCACTTGACCAAGATTTACACCCGTACCGGCGACGATGGAACCACCGGCTTGGCGAATTTTTCTCGCGTCCCTAAGGACGATCCGCGCTTGGTGGCTTATGCCGACTGCGATGAGGCCAATTGTGCTATCGGGGTGGCGGTAGCGCTTGGTCAGCTTAACGAGGACGTCAAGGAAGTTTTGCTGCGGGTGCAAAATGAGCTGTTCGATGCGGGTGCCGATTTGGCTACTCCCCTGGAGGAGAACCCGAAGTATCCGCCGCTGCGGATTGAGCAGGACTATATTGACCGGTTGGAGGCGGACTGCGACCGTTTCAATGAGCGACTGGAGCCGCTGAGTTCCTTTATTTTGCCGGGCGGCACGCCGGGGGCGGCGTTGTTGCATTCGGCCCGCGCCATCGTGCGTCGTGCGGAGCGTGCCGCGTGGGCGGCTGTGCGCAGCAATCCGGAGACGACGAGTGTGGCACCGGCGAAGTATCTCAATCGCCTGTCCGATCTGCTTTTTATTTTGTGCCGTATCGCTAATGGGGGCGACGATGTGCAGTGGGTTCCGGGTGGCGACCGCAACGACGGGCCCGCGAAGAAGCAGTAG
- the murA gene encoding UDP-N-acetylglucosamine 1-carboxyvinyltransferase encodes MKDLFLVTGGARLNGAVKVSGAKNSVLKLMAAALLAEGTTTLHNCPEILDVPLMRDVLVGLGCEVEIDGQTVHITTPAELTSDADFDAVRQFRASVCVLGPLTARCGRAKVALPGGDAIGSRPLDMHQSGLEKMGATTMIEHGCVVAQADSLKGAHISLGFPSVGATENILTAAVLAEGVTTLDNAAREPEIVDLCELLIQMGAKIEGAGSNTITITGVDKLHPAEHSVVGDRIVAGTWAYAAAMTQGDITVGGIAPKNLHLPLEKLKYAGAEVETYEQGFRVRMTKRAKAVDYQTLPFPGFPTDLQPMSIGLAAVAEGTSVITENVFESRFRFVDEMQRLGADASVDGHHVVLRGREGLSSTDVWSSDIRAGAGLVLAALCADGTTRVHDVFHIDRGYPNFVEDLRKLGADIERIQE; translated from the coding sequence GTGAAAGACCTATTTCTCGTCACTGGTGGAGCCCGACTCAACGGGGCAGTCAAAGTAAGCGGAGCCAAAAACAGCGTGCTGAAGCTGATGGCCGCAGCCCTCCTCGCCGAGGGCACCACGACGCTGCATAACTGTCCTGAAATTCTCGACGTCCCCCTCATGCGCGACGTACTCGTCGGCCTGGGATGCGAGGTAGAGATTGACGGGCAGACCGTTCACATCACCACCCCGGCAGAGCTCACCAGCGATGCGGATTTCGACGCAGTCCGTCAGTTCCGTGCCTCGGTGTGCGTCCTCGGTCCGCTTACCGCGCGTTGTGGCCGGGCGAAGGTGGCCCTTCCCGGAGGCGACGCCATCGGATCCCGCCCCCTCGACATGCACCAATCCGGCCTTGAAAAGATGGGCGCAACCACCATGATTGAGCACGGTTGCGTCGTTGCTCAGGCCGATAGTCTTAAAGGCGCGCACATTTCTCTGGGATTCCCGAGCGTGGGTGCCACCGAAAACATTCTCACCGCCGCAGTCCTGGCGGAAGGCGTGACCACCCTCGACAACGCAGCCCGCGAACCCGAGATCGTGGATCTGTGCGAACTGCTGATCCAAATGGGCGCCAAGATTGAGGGAGCAGGTTCCAACACCATCACCATTACTGGCGTTGACAAGCTGCACCCTGCAGAACACTCCGTTGTCGGCGATCGCATCGTGGCCGGAACCTGGGCCTATGCCGCAGCGATGACCCAAGGTGATATCACCGTCGGTGGTATCGCGCCGAAGAACCTGCACCTGCCGCTGGAAAAGCTGAAATACGCGGGCGCCGAGGTGGAAACCTATGAACAGGGCTTCCGGGTGCGCATGACTAAGCGGGCCAAGGCGGTCGACTACCAGACCCTGCCCTTCCCGGGATTCCCCACTGACCTGCAACCCATGTCTATTGGTTTGGCCGCAGTCGCTGAGGGCACATCCGTCATTACCGAGAACGTTTTCGAGTCCCGCTTCCGTTTCGTCGACGAGATGCAGCGCCTCGGCGCAGACGCCAGCGTCGACGGGCATCACGTGGTGCTGCGTGGCCGCGAAGGCCTGTCCTCCACTGACGTGTGGAGCTCAGACATCCGTGCCGGCGCCGGACTTGTCCTCGCCGCACTCTGCGCCGATGGCACTACCCGCGTGCATGACGTCTTCCACATCGACCGCGGATACCCAAACTTCGTTGAAGATCTCCGCAAGCTCGGTGCGGACATCGAAAGAATCCAAGAGTAG
- the cbiQ gene encoding cobalt ECF transporter T component CbiQ, translating into MNPLELAAANNRWAYASVGEKALAILGLLILAISVPVWPVLPVVAAAILALAIAARVPAKLYAALILAPASFIALGLAPLIVALTPHGFVRIDGGVHDALIVLARCTVGMSATMLFALTTPMAQLLVWLRKLGYPEELAHVTMLMYRMVGTLIDTARTMWLAQAQRLGHTSMRRWITSVASQAASLFVISLTRAKTLQEGLELRAPMGSSATLDPYTPARPKVLILTAAALIALAAAGIVWR; encoded by the coding sequence GTGAACCCCCTGGAACTCGCCGCGGCGAACAACCGATGGGCATACGCATCAGTGGGGGAGAAAGCACTGGCCATCCTCGGGCTGCTGATTCTGGCAATCAGCGTCCCCGTATGGCCAGTGCTTCCCGTCGTTGCAGCAGCCATCCTCGCCCTCGCGATCGCTGCCCGCGTGCCGGCCAAACTCTACGCCGCACTCATCCTGGCCCCCGCCAGCTTCATCGCCCTGGGACTGGCACCCCTGATCGTGGCACTCACCCCCCACGGCTTCGTCCGCATCGACGGCGGCGTCCACGACGCACTCATCGTCCTCGCCCGCTGCACCGTAGGCATGAGCGCCACCATGCTGTTCGCCCTGACCACCCCCATGGCGCAACTCCTGGTCTGGCTGCGCAAACTCGGCTACCCCGAAGAGCTCGCCCACGTCACCATGCTGATGTACCGCATGGTCGGCACCCTCATCGACACCGCGCGCACCATGTGGCTCGCCCAGGCACAACGCCTCGGACACACCAGCATGCGCCGCTGGATCACCTCCGTAGCCAGCCAAGCCGCCAGCCTGTTTGTCATATCCCTGACCCGGGCAAAAACACTGCAAGAAGGACTCGAACTGCGCGCCCCCATGGGATCGTCGGCAACACTCGACCCCTACACACCGGCCCGCCCGAAAGTCCTCATCCTCACCGCCGCAGCCCTCATCGCCCTCGCCGCCGCAGGCATCGTGTGGCGTTAA
- a CDS encoding energy-coupling factor ABC transporter permease, protein MHIAEGFLPVEQAIGWGVVAAPFVIHGAYSVKKQLKEHPDAGMLLGAAGAFSFVLSALKIPSITGSCSHPTGTGMGAVLFKPPVMAFMGSIVLLFQALLLAHGGITTLGANIFSMAIVGPWVGYGAWVLARKAGLSLSWGVFFAAFFADLSTYVVAAFELSLAHHGSGYATAFFNFLMLYAPTQVPLAIIESIVTVLIFQSLRVIATRELLDLGVLKRSEIPTTPTATPVAA, encoded by the coding sequence ATGCACATTGCCGAGGGTTTCCTTCCCGTCGAGCAAGCCATTGGTTGGGGCGTCGTCGCCGCACCCTTCGTCATTCATGGCGCATACTCCGTCAAAAAACAGCTCAAAGAGCACCCCGATGCGGGCATGCTCCTCGGAGCCGCCGGCGCGTTTAGCTTCGTGCTGTCCGCCCTGAAAATCCCCTCCATCACCGGATCGTGCTCCCACCCCACTGGCACCGGCATGGGTGCCGTGCTGTTCAAACCCCCAGTGATGGCCTTCATGGGTTCCATCGTGCTGCTCTTCCAGGCACTGCTGCTGGCCCACGGTGGCATCACCACCCTCGGCGCGAACATCTTCTCCATGGCCATCGTCGGCCCCTGGGTCGGCTACGGCGCCTGGGTGCTGGCACGCAAAGCCGGCCTCAGCTTGAGCTGGGGTGTGTTCTTCGCGGCCTTCTTCGCTGACCTGTCCACCTATGTCGTGGCAGCCTTCGAACTCTCCCTGGCCCACCACGGCAGCGGCTACGCCACCGCCTTTTTCAACTTCCTCATGCTCTACGCACCCACCCAGGTGCCGCTGGCCATCATCGAGTCCATCGTGACCGTGCTCATCTTCCAGAGCCTGCGTGTGATCGCCACCCGCGAACTGCTCGACCTTGGCGTGCTCAAGCGCAGTGAAATTCCCACCACCCCGACCGCAACCCCGGTCGCGGCCTAA
- a CDS encoding energy-coupling factor ABC transporter ATP-binding protein, with protein MATTPPPAAKDTLLRCADVHFTHDNGYQVLRGINLNIRPGDRIALLGANGSGKSTLFRLLAGAWVPTQGHIIHRGQPVTYNRAGRDALRRSVQLVLQEPDDQIFAMSVAADVSYGPTNQGLSEDEVRQRVAAAMEAAEITDLAHRVPHQLSYGQRKRVALAGALAMQPEILLLDEPTAGLDPAGSRQLHHTLNALHERHTAVVLSTHDVNMAYEFATTVAVLVDGKLHVGSPGEIMTDKELISRARLELPWAPAVSHALGRTIEHPEQLL; from the coding sequence GTGGCCACCACACCCCCACCAGCCGCAAAAGACACCCTCCTGCGCTGCGCAGACGTGCACTTCACGCACGACAACGGATACCAGGTCCTCCGCGGCATCAACCTCAACATCCGCCCCGGCGACCGCATCGCCCTGCTCGGCGCCAACGGATCCGGCAAATCCACCCTCTTTCGACTACTCGCCGGCGCCTGGGTCCCCACCCAGGGACACATCATCCACCGCGGACAACCCGTCACCTACAACCGGGCCGGGCGCGACGCCCTGCGCCGCAGCGTTCAACTCGTACTCCAAGAACCCGACGACCAAATCTTCGCCATGTCCGTCGCAGCCGACGTCTCCTACGGGCCCACCAACCAAGGCCTGAGCGAAGACGAAGTCCGCCAACGAGTCGCCGCCGCCATGGAAGCCGCAGAAATCACCGACCTGGCCCACCGCGTGCCACACCAACTGTCCTACGGCCAACGCAAACGCGTTGCTCTGGCAGGTGCCTTAGCCATGCAGCCAGAAATCCTCCTCCTCGACGAGCCAACCGCAGGACTTGACCCGGCAGGCAGCCGCCAACTCCACCACACCCTAAACGCCCTACACGAGCGGCACACCGCAGTCGTCCTATCCACCCACGACGTCAACATGGCCTACGAATTCGCCACCACAGTAGCCGTCCTAGTCGACGGAAAACTCCACGTGGGATCCCCAGGCGAGATCATGACCGACAAGGAACTCATCAGCCGGGCCCGACTGGAACTGCCTTGGGCGCCAGCCGTCAGCCACGCGCTCGGGCGCACCATCGAACACCCAGAGCAACTCCTCTAA
- a CDS encoding energy-coupling factor ABC transporter substrate-binding protein, with translation MSSNSTPKTNKGLTVGLIALAFGIAAFPMFFNLGDKDAEEQFTGTDDGAETIVEEENPDYEPWFNPLIGELPGEVESGLFALQAGLGAGVVGYALGSYRGRRKAEEALGITVDATGATS, from the coding sequence ATGAGCAGCAACAGCACCCCAAAGACCAACAAAGGCTTGACCGTCGGCCTGATCGCCCTGGCCTTCGGCATCGCCGCCTTCCCCATGTTCTTCAACCTCGGCGACAAGGACGCTGAAGAACAATTCACCGGCACCGACGACGGCGCCGAAACCATCGTCGAGGAAGAAAACCCCGACTACGAACCCTGGTTCAACCCGCTCATCGGCGAACTGCCCGGCGAAGTCGAATCCGGACTGTTCGCACTGCAAGCTGGCCTCGGCGCCGGTGTGGTCGGCTACGCCCTCGGCAGCTACCGCGGCCGCCGCAAGGCAGAAGAAGCCCTCGGCATCACCGTCGACGCCACAGGCGCCACCAGCTAA